The sequence AAAAACTCTATTTTCAACAAAAATAAATTAAAAAAACGTTTTTTCGCACAGAAAAGTTTACAAAAGCCTTGGTTTTCCACAGTTTTAAGCAAGAGCGGATGGATGGGACAAGCCAGGCGTTGCGGGGCGGCGTTTGAGCCCCGCAGAGGGGGTAGCGGAAGACCCGGCCGGGTGGGTTTCGAAACTTTATTCCCGAAGGGAATGATTATAGGGACGGGGACGGGGCTGCAGCGAGGGGGAGACCTCCCCCACCACCTGCGAACTGGTCTATAAGAACGCTAAGGCAGAACTCTGCGGCCGTCGCAAGTTCGGATTTTATAGGTCCCGGCGTCTACGAAATGCTTTCCAACATGAAGGCTCGCCTGGACGCTGGCCGCGCCCTCCTTTACCAGACAGCTCGCTACGTTGACATCTACAAGTCTCTTGAAGATATCGAACGCACCCGCAAGCTTACCGACGAAGAAAAGGCTGAACTGAAGCTGTACAACAAGTTGGCATCTGCCGGCACTCCGCTCACCAAGGGCATGAATGCCGAATACTCCAACATCAACAGCTACGACAGCATCCAGGTTCACGGCGGTTCCGGCTACATGCTGGAATACGCTTGCCAGCGCCTCTACCGCGACGCTCGTATTACCTCCATCTACGAAGGTACTACCCAGCTCCAGGTCGTTGCAGCTCTTCCGCACATCACCACCGGCACCTACACTTCCATGCTCGACGAACTGGAAGCAGCCGCTGTTGCACCGGAATTCGAAAGCCTCAAGGCCCGCGCAAAGGCTATGGACGACAAGTTCAAGGCAGCCATCGACTACGTCAAGGCCGCTGAAAACAACGAGTTCCTGGACCTCTGCAGCCGCCGCCTGTACGAAATGGCCGGTAACTGCGTCATGGCTCAGCTCCTTATCCGCGACGCTTCTGCAAACGCAGAACTGTTCGGCAAGAGCGCCAAGGTCTACCTGAACCTCGCTGAAGCAGAAGTGATGAAGCACTCCAACTTCATCATGGGCATGACTGCAGAACAGATCGCTGATTATAAGAAGGCATAATCACGTCTAGGAGTCATCCCCGCGAAGGCGGGGATCTCGCAAAACTTAAAAGACCTCGGCAGAAATGCCGGGGTCTTTTTTTGTACGCCGCATACTTAAGTAAATATCCGCAACTAATTTAATTTGCGGACGTTTACTTGACAAAAATAATAAAATCAGGTATATTTTCTTACAGGTAAGGTTCACATGTTCTACAGTTACGAAGATTGCATATCCAATTACGGTTCCAACCACTTTCTTGAGAAAGCGCTTCGTAACGGCAAGTTGTTTAAAGTAGAAAACGGGATTTATTCGGACTCTTCCACATGGCGGGAATTAGCCCTGGTAGCCTTCAAAAACAAAGACGCAGTCTTCACTATGGAGAGTGCATTTTATTATCACGGTTTAACCGACGTCGTTCCAGAACACTACACTTTAGGAACCGATCGCGATTTCACAAAAATCCGAGACCAAAGAGTACACCAGTATTTTTTTCCAGACAATCTTCTAATGCTCGGCGTCGAAGAAAAAGAGGTTAACGGAGTTTCAATAAAAATCCACACAAAAGAGCGACTGCTAATCGAACTAATACGTCGTTCAAACAAGTTGCCTTTTGACTACTACAAAGAAATCATGGGCAACTACAGGAATAAAATTTTTGAACTTGACGAGGAATGGTTCGAGGACAATGTTCCTAAATTTCCGGGATCAAAGAAAATTATGAATGCGATTAGGTTGGAGGTTTTTTGATGATCAGTCTTGAGGAAGAAATTCAGAAGTGCGTAAGCCAAGGCTTTGCAGAAGAACAAGCCATTGCTAAAGTAGGGCAAGATGTCATTCTGTACGCAATAAGCCGAAGCCACCTGAGTGAAAGTATAACCGTCAAAGGTGGCGTCGTAATGAGAGAATTGTCGCACAACAACCGCCGAGCCACGCAGGATATTGACATTGATTTCATTCGTTACTCCCTCGAGGAAGATTCCATAAGATCATTTATCAAGACATTGAACAATATTGATGGCGTATCTGTTTCTTTGGTAGGCCAGATGGAAGATTTGAAGCAACAGGATTACCACGGCAAACGGGTGTTCTTGAAATTATCCGATTCATTTGGCTTTGAAGTAACTAGTAAAGTCGACATTGGAGTTCATAAGCACATTGACATTTCGCAAGAAGAGTTCTGTTTCGACATTGCTTTGCAAAATGATTGCGTAAGCCTTTTAATAAATTCAAAGGAGCAGATGTTCTCCGAGAAATTACGTTCCTCGTTAAAGTTCGGCATTCATTCTACACGTTACAAGGATGTATTTGATTTGTTCTGGCTATCCAGAAACATCAACAAAGAAAAATTGCGAAGCTGCATGAATGAATTCATCTTTTCCGATGCGGGAATGAAAGAAAACTCAACGAGTGATGTCATCAAGAGAATCGAAAAGGTTTATGGAGACAAAAACTTTAGAAGACAAGTTGTCCGTTCAAAAAAGAATTGGCTCGACATTGATGACGACATGGCTTGTGACGGTCTAATTGAATTTTTGCGTACGCTGTAAGTTTATCGAGCGAACGAGAAAAGACCTCGGCAGAAATGCCGGGGTCTTTTCCACGAGTTCTTTATTCTACTGGTAATTGAAACGACATTCTTCCTTATAACTTTTTCACCGCATGTAAATCCCATTTTTTCACGTCACTTTACATAACTCGGCGACAGCGTACACTCCCACTCATCTCCCACATATTCACACTCATAACCTTCTTCCAGACAAATAACCTCTCCGCCAATTTCTTTCTTAAAAAATTCTTCATCGCATTCAAATTCATTAGAGCCAATTGCGTGAGCATTCATCGGGAATA is a genomic window of Fibrobacter sp. UWH6 containing:
- a CDS encoding nucleotidyl transferase AbiEii/AbiGii toxin family protein yields the protein MISLEEEIQKCVSQGFAEEQAIAKVGQDVILYAISRSHLSESITVKGGVVMRELSHNNRRATQDIDIDFIRYSLEEDSIRSFIKTLNNIDGVSVSLVGQMEDLKQQDYHGKRVFLKLSDSFGFEVTSKVDIGVHKHIDISQEEFCFDIALQNDCVSLLINSKEQMFSEKLRSSLKFGIHSTRYKDVFDLFWLSRNINKEKLRSCMNEFIFSDAGMKENSTSDVIKRIEKVYGDKNFRRQVVRSKKNWLDIDDDMACDGLIEFLRTL